In the genome of Raphanus sativus cultivar WK10039 unplaced genomic scaffold, ASM80110v3 Scaffold2151, whole genome shotgun sequence, one region contains:
- the LOC130505290 gene encoding putative cytochrome c oxidase subunit 6b-like — protein MSSAQMDPHDKMRSRDLSKVARGQQAPRPAHAPGTVSPPPQNEATFRAKRGEDGGGETDSARDELFPVTNETRHCFNRYMQYHRCLEGKGKDTNDCNSLRDYVRTMCPETLVEKWEEQRKSGTLPSSI, from the exons ATGTCGTCCGCGCAAATGGACCCACACGACAAGATGAGATCACGCGATCTAAGTAAAGTCGCGAGAGGCCAGCAAGCGCCAAGACCAGCGCACGCTCCCGGTACGGTGTCGCCTCCACCCCAGAACGAAGCCACGTTTCGAGCTAAAAGAGGAGAAGATGGTGGAGGAGAGACTGACTCGGCGAGGGATGAACTGTTTCCGGTGACTAATGAAACGCGACATTGCTTCAATCGGTATATGCAATACCATag GTGTCTTGAGGGTAAGGGAAAAGATACGAATGATTGTAACAGTTTGAGAGATTACGTACGTACGATGTGCCCTGAAACACTG GTTGAGAAATGGGAGGAACAGAGAAAGTCTGGGACATTGCCATCGTCAATTTGA